Proteins encoded by one window of Akkermansia muciniphila ATCC BAA-835:
- a CDS encoding phytoene/squalene synthase family protein gives MKGLDHLLSAVSRSFYLSMRFLPREMRPGVAVGYLLARATDTVADAVDMDCRERLALLRMMGETVAGSASREVAATCFGRLGVLSTIQTHRGEAELLARFPECLALLENLSPHERMLVRQVLASIVEGQAWDLMYFESHAAVSCPEQLEHYTYMVAGCVGEFWTRLGLLAQGPGFSTQPEEQLLRWGRHYGMGLQLVNILRDREEDLARGRSYLPAPDDRPWLDRAERWLKEGVFYAESLRNGRLRFSTVLPAWLGLDTLELLQRADRRHPSSGKVKIARGDVYLRMWKAFLFSWKEAL, from the coding sequence ATGAAAGGCCTTGACCATCTTTTATCGGCCGTCTCCCGGTCCTTTTATCTGAGCATGCGCTTCCTGCCCCGGGAAATGCGCCCCGGCGTGGCCGTGGGCTATCTGCTGGCGCGTGCCACGGATACGGTGGCGGATGCCGTGGACATGGATTGCCGGGAGCGCCTGGCGCTTTTGAGGATGATGGGGGAGACGGTGGCCGGCTCTGCCTCCCGGGAGGTTGCCGCCACCTGTTTTGGCCGTCTGGGCGTTCTTTCCACAATCCAGACGCACCGGGGGGAGGCGGAATTGCTGGCCCGTTTCCCCGAATGCCTGGCGCTGCTGGAAAACCTTTCCCCGCATGAACGGATGCTGGTGCGGCAGGTGCTGGCCTCCATCGTGGAGGGACAGGCGTGGGATTTGATGTATTTTGAAAGCCATGCTGCCGTCTCATGCCCGGAACAGCTGGAACATTATACTTACATGGTGGCCGGATGCGTAGGGGAATTCTGGACCAGGCTGGGCTTGCTGGCCCAGGGGCCGGGCTTCAGCACGCAGCCGGAGGAGCAGCTTTTGCGCTGGGGCAGGCACTATGGCATGGGGCTGCAGTTGGTGAATATCCTGCGTGACCGGGAGGAAGACCTCGCCCGCGGAAGAAGCTATTTGCCTGCCCCAGATGACCGTCCATGGCTGGACCGCGCGGAACGCTGGCTGAAGGAAGGCGTGTTTTACGCGGAATCTCTGCGGAACGGGCGGCTGCGTTTTTCCACCGTCCTGCCCGCCTGGCTGGGGCTGGACACGCTGGAACTGCTCCAGCGGGCGGATCGGCGGCATCCGTCTTCCGGGAAGGTGAAGATTGCGCGCGGAGACGTTTATTTACGGATGTGGAAAGCCTTTCTTTTTTCTTGGAAAGAGGCTCTGTAG
- a CDS encoding sigma-54 interaction domain-containing protein — protein sequence MNEINRSPDLEMVVLKEISSAIVNERNGTALLRHILDVLYRRMKMLRGTFTIRRGNDLMIEASHGLDEQEMKRGHYHVGEGITGHVAETGRPHVIEDISRDSRFLNRTRTRKSGEKVAFICVPIIHLQQVIGTLSIDRAVDRDTDLERDQKLLEIVGNIVGDALAASLQAHEERAALVAENEKLRELLTTNPGELIGNCSTMLQVYEQIRQVAPSDATVLIRGSSGTGKELVARAVVNLSGRKDKPLVTLNCAAMPENLLESELFGHEKGSFTGATSRRIGRAEAADGGTLFLDEIGDLSLQMQVKLLRFLQEKTFSRVGSNRELHADVRFIAATSRNLEELMAASKFREDLYYRLNIFPIVMPDLSKRKGDVMLLAEHFLSKFNLKYGKDIKRLSTPAINMLMAYHWPGNVRELENCMERAVITAQDDCIYGYNLPASLQMPSHDVPYSRDGEAPADLPTMVDSFERELIVAALKRSPGNMSAAARELGISPRVLHYKMHRLGLQKS from the coding sequence ATGAATGAAATAAACAGGTCACCGGATTTGGAGATGGTCGTGCTGAAAGAAATCAGCTCCGCCATTGTCAATGAACGCAACGGCACGGCTTTGCTCCGGCATATTCTGGACGTGCTTTACCGCCGCATGAAAATGCTGCGCGGCACGTTCACCATCCGCCGCGGGAACGATTTGATGATTGAAGCTTCCCACGGCCTGGACGAGCAGGAAATGAAACGCGGCCATTACCATGTGGGGGAAGGCATTACGGGGCATGTGGCGGAAACGGGCAGGCCCCATGTGATTGAGGATATTTCCCGGGATTCCAGGTTCCTGAACCGTACCCGCACGCGCAAAAGCGGTGAAAAAGTAGCCTTCATCTGCGTTCCCATCATTCATTTGCAGCAGGTCATCGGCACGTTGAGCATTGACCGTGCCGTGGACCGGGACACCGACCTGGAACGGGATCAGAAACTGCTGGAGATTGTAGGCAATATTGTTGGGGATGCTCTGGCTGCCAGCCTCCAGGCGCATGAGGAACGTGCCGCCCTGGTCGCGGAAAATGAAAAACTGCGGGAGCTTTTGACGACTAATCCGGGCGAATTGATCGGCAATTGCAGCACTATGCTCCAGGTGTATGAACAGATCCGCCAGGTGGCGCCCAGCGATGCCACGGTGCTGATACGGGGAAGTTCCGGGACGGGGAAGGAACTGGTGGCGCGCGCCGTGGTGAATCTGAGCGGCAGAAAGGATAAGCCGCTGGTCACGCTGAATTGTGCGGCTATGCCGGAGAACCTGCTGGAAAGCGAGCTGTTTGGTCATGAAAAGGGTTCTTTTACCGGGGCCACCAGCCGCCGCATCGGCCGGGCGGAGGCGGCGGACGGCGGCACCCTGTTTCTGGATGAAATCGGGGATTTAAGCCTCCAGATGCAGGTGAAGCTGCTGCGCTTTCTTCAGGAAAAGACCTTTTCCCGCGTGGGAAGCAACAGGGAGCTTCATGCAGACGTGCGCTTCATCGCCGCCACCAGCCGCAATCTGGAGGAACTGATGGCGGCGAGCAAGTTCCGGGAAGACTTGTACTACCGGTTGAACATTTTCCCCATCGTTATGCCGGACCTCTCCAAACGCAAGGGGGACGTCATGCTGCTGGCGGAACATTTTCTTTCCAAGTTCAACCTGAAATACGGAAAGGATATCAAACGGCTGTCCACCCCCGCCATCAACATGCTCATGGCTTACCACTGGCCCGGCAACGTCCGGGAGCTGGAAAACTGCATGGAACGTGCCGTCATTACGGCGCAGGACGACTGCATTTACGGTTACAACCTTCCCGCCTCCCTCCAGATGCCCAGCCATGACGTCCCTTATTCCCGTGACGGGGAGGCTCCCGCCGATTTGCCGACCATGGTAGATTCCTTTGAACGGGAATTGATTGTAGCCGCATTGAAACGTTCTCCGGGCAATATGTCCGCCGCGGCCCGGGAACTGGGCATTTCCCCGCGGGTACTCCATTATAAGATGCACAGGCTGGGCCTGCAGAAATCATGA
- a CDS encoding chloride channel protein has protein sequence MNSPLPQSQPPDSVWYGWILKLFHHWKVGERQVTYVWAVLVGMVGSCMSLFFEWMVEVIQWMLTGIWSDSRVGTFSLVEPEWRMFIPVAGGLVAGCILLFLKKRMPGQAMEYMEAMSIGNGLIKFRASALKVFSAAWSIASGAAIGKEGPIIQSSALIASTVGQRLHVSIPRLRLLVGCGAAAGFTTAFHAPFSGCLFVSEIIIGTVSMDILAPLLIASCTGFVMLHLLGDPSPLYSSPFESFTVFSQSLWCIALGAAAAVAARGWVSLLDAAARYLNGRQSLLPLRLAAAGLVVGILAVFYPEVVGNGQALITGLVHEDYGTREALVLLLVKVSAVAVVFGCGTVGGAMTPTLYVGSMVGFIFSTVLTSLGMEGNHTVAYAMVGMASFFAVAAQAPLTALVMVVEFSMSGQMIYPLLIGVVSAYGTGKLIRARSMYAASLAGSPASVVNLPMAQVHVHDLARHVVPQVAPDASLDDVSSLMLRNPGDLVFVVNKDGIYEGAIYPEDFLAVRRQMEERKGAVPADAGSLVRTGAPVLDAGTHLTDALKLFEQTHLPAFPVVWKNTGRLDGVLYRNALFQVITEMMKRESGGDVGM, from the coding sequence ATGAATTCTCCACTCCCCCAGTCCCAGCCGCCGGATTCCGTCTGGTACGGATGGATTTTAAAACTGTTCCATCATTGGAAGGTGGGGGAAAGGCAGGTTACTTATGTATGGGCCGTTCTCGTCGGCATGGTGGGCTCCTGCATGTCTCTGTTTTTCGAGTGGATGGTGGAAGTGATCCAGTGGATGCTCACCGGCATCTGGTCGGATTCCCGCGTAGGAACCTTTTCCCTGGTGGAGCCGGAATGGCGCATGTTTATTCCGGTGGCGGGCGGCCTGGTGGCCGGCTGCATTCTGCTGTTCCTGAAGAAAAGGATGCCGGGGCAGGCTATGGAATACATGGAGGCCATGTCCATCGGGAACGGGCTGATCAAGTTCCGGGCCTCCGCCCTGAAAGTTTTTTCCGCGGCATGGAGCATCGCTTCCGGCGCGGCCATCGGCAAGGAAGGGCCTATCATCCAGTCTTCCGCCCTGATTGCGTCTACCGTGGGGCAGCGTCTGCACGTATCCATTCCGCGGCTCCGTCTGCTGGTCGGCTGCGGAGCGGCAGCCGGGTTCACGACGGCGTTTCATGCCCCTTTTTCCGGCTGCCTGTTCGTGAGTGAAATCATCATCGGTACCGTGAGCATGGATATTCTGGCCCCCCTGCTCATTGCCTCCTGTACCGGGTTCGTGATGCTGCATCTGCTGGGGGATCCCTCCCCTTTGTACAGTTCCCCGTTTGAAAGCTTTACTGTCTTTTCCCAGTCTCTCTGGTGCATCGCCCTGGGGGCGGCGGCGGCCGTGGCGGCCAGGGGATGGGTCAGTTTGCTGGATGCGGCCGCCAGATATTTGAATGGCCGCCAGTCCCTTCTGCCGCTGCGTTTGGCGGCCGCCGGGCTGGTCGTGGGGATTCTGGCCGTTTTTTATCCGGAAGTGGTGGGCAACGGTCAGGCTCTCATTACCGGGCTGGTCCATGAGGATTACGGCACGCGGGAGGCGCTCGTCCTGCTTCTGGTGAAGGTGTCTGCCGTGGCGGTGGTGTTCGGCTGCGGTACGGTGGGCGGAGCCATGACGCCCACCCTGTACGTGGGGAGCATGGTGGGTTTTATCTTCAGTACGGTTCTGACGTCCCTGGGAATGGAGGGCAACCATACGGTGGCATATGCGATGGTGGGGATGGCGTCCTTTTTCGCCGTAGCTGCCCAGGCCCCCCTGACGGCCCTGGTGATGGTGGTGGAGTTTTCCATGAGCGGACAGATGATTTATCCCTTGCTGATCGGTGTCGTAAGCGCTTATGGCACGGGAAAACTGATTCGCGCGCGTTCCATGTATGCCGCCAGCCTGGCCGGCAGTCCGGCGTCCGTCGTCAACCTGCCCATGGCGCAAGTCCATGTGCATGACCTGGCGCGGCACGTGGTGCCCCAGGTGGCCCCGGATGCTTCCCTGGATGATGTCTCCTCCCTGATGCTGCGGAATCCCGGAGATCTGGTTTTTGTGGTGAATAAGGATGGAATTTATGAAGGGGCCATCTATCCGGAGGACTTTCTGGCGGTCCGCCGGCAGATGGAGGAGCGGAAGGGGGCGGTTCCGGCCGATGCCGGGTCCTTGGTTCGTACGGGGGCTCCCGTGCTGGACGCCGGCACCCATCTGACGGATGCCTTGAAGCTGTTTGAACAAACCCATCTGCCCGCCTTTCCCGTGGTCTGGAAGAATACCGGTCGGCTAGACGGCGTGCTGTACCGCAACGCGTTGTTCCAGGTTATCACGGAGATGATGAAACGGGAGTCCGGCGGAGACGTGGGCATGTAA
- a CDS encoding beta-N-acetylhexosaminidase, whose amino-acid sequence MKFIIPALALSACLPAAFSQEQIIPKPAEITLFTGSPARLTPDSLIITETQDKAFLDQAGQLQQMLSAGTGLPLPLKPAGQASKKAACIVIKKDPALAARGEEAYSIQSSPSGIILSAADARGIFYAGQSLVQMMPSVFHDRTGDKSAVRWNISETPFRITDYPRFSWRALMIDEARHFFGEKTIKQIIDQMALLKMNILHWHLTDDTGWRIEIKKYPRLTSIGSKRRESEIGTWNSGKSDGTPHEGFYTQEQIRDIVQYAARRNITIVPEIEMPGHASAAAVAYPFLSLKTPGEVPTTFIVNTAFDPTSEKTYAFLSDVLDEVTAIFPGRIIHIGGDEVRYDKQWKGVPEIEEFMKKNGMKSYADVQMHFTNRMSGIIAQKGRRMMGWNEIYGHDVNGDGGGKAGAKLDTNAVIQFWKGNTSLAKNAIRDGHDVINSLHTSTYLDYSYGSIPLQKAYGFEPVFPGLEKQYHSRVKGLGAQVWTEWISTPERLHYQAFPRACAFAEVGWTPAGKKDFPDFKKRLKAYSERMDLMGIKFARNVISQIDKSDFFNTPRIGTWTPATLTREEHSFDVTKLVKASGKHTVTLLYDKGAHAIEIESVALYENSREVSRDAHAGRSGAHKENIQYILNAPAPRQGATYTVKANFKGAGGRDSHGTVYFETP is encoded by the coding sequence ATGAAATTCATTATCCCCGCACTCGCCCTGTCCGCCTGCCTTCCCGCAGCCTTCTCACAAGAACAAATCATCCCGAAACCGGCGGAAATCACATTGTTCACAGGAAGTCCGGCCCGTCTCACACCGGATTCCCTCATCATCACGGAAACACAGGACAAAGCTTTCCTGGATCAGGCAGGGCAATTGCAGCAGATGCTCAGCGCAGGGACGGGACTCCCCCTTCCCCTTAAACCGGCCGGGCAAGCGTCGAAAAAAGCCGCCTGCATTGTCATCAAAAAAGACCCAGCCCTGGCCGCCAGGGGAGAAGAAGCCTACTCCATCCAATCATCCCCAAGTGGAATCATCCTTTCCGCAGCCGATGCCAGGGGCATCTTTTACGCGGGGCAAAGCCTGGTCCAGATGATGCCCTCCGTCTTCCACGACCGGACGGGGGATAAATCCGCCGTCCGGTGGAATATTTCTGAAACTCCGTTCCGCATAACGGACTACCCGCGATTCTCCTGGCGGGCGCTGATGATTGATGAAGCACGCCACTTCTTTGGCGAGAAAACCATTAAACAGATCATCGACCAAATGGCTCTGCTGAAAATGAACATCCTGCACTGGCACCTGACGGACGACACAGGATGGCGCATTGAAATCAAGAAGTATCCGCGCCTGACCTCCATCGGCTCCAAACGCAGGGAATCAGAAATCGGCACATGGAACAGCGGCAAGTCAGACGGAACGCCGCATGAAGGCTTTTATACCCAGGAACAGATCAGGGATATCGTACAATACGCAGCCCGCCGAAACATCACCATCGTTCCGGAAATTGAAATGCCGGGCCATGCCAGCGCCGCCGCCGTAGCATACCCCTTCCTGAGCCTGAAAACTCCCGGGGAAGTGCCCACAACATTCATCGTCAATACGGCCTTCGATCCCACCTCGGAAAAAACTTATGCCTTCCTGTCCGATGTTTTGGATGAAGTCACGGCGATCTTCCCCGGCAGAATCATCCACATTGGCGGAGATGAAGTGCGCTATGACAAGCAATGGAAGGGGGTTCCGGAAATTGAGGAATTCATGAAAAAAAACGGCATGAAAAGTTATGCGGACGTCCAGATGCATTTCACCAACCGCATGTCCGGCATTATTGCCCAAAAAGGGCGCCGCATGATGGGATGGAATGAAATTTACGGACATGACGTCAATGGGGACGGAGGAGGAAAAGCCGGCGCCAAACTGGATACAAACGCCGTCATCCAGTTCTGGAAGGGCAACACCAGCCTGGCTAAAAACGCCATCCGGGACGGGCATGACGTTATCAATTCCCTCCACACCTCCACCTATTTGGATTACAGCTACGGCAGCATTCCCCTGCAAAAGGCATACGGGTTCGAACCCGTTTTCCCCGGGTTGGAGAAACAGTACCATTCCAGAGTCAAGGGACTGGGCGCCCAAGTATGGACGGAATGGATTTCCACACCGGAACGCCTGCACTACCAGGCATTCCCCCGTGCCTGCGCCTTTGCGGAAGTCGGCTGGACTCCCGCTGGTAAAAAGGATTTTCCGGATTTCAAAAAACGCTTGAAAGCGTATAGCGAGCGTATGGATCTGATGGGGATCAAGTTTGCCCGGAACGTCATCAGCCAAATAGACAAATCTGACTTTTTCAATACGCCCAGGATCGGCACATGGACGCCTGCCACCCTGACCCGGGAGGAACATTCGTTTGACGTTACCAAACTGGTCAAAGCGTCCGGCAAACACACCGTCACCCTGCTGTACGACAAAGGCGCCCACGCCATCGAAATCGAATCCGTAGCCCTGTATGAAAATTCCCGGGAAGTCTCCCGGGACGCCCATGCAGGCAGAAGCGGCGCCCATAAGGAAAATATCCAGTACATTCTGAATGCCCCGGCCCCTAGGCAAGGAGCAACCTATACGGTCAAAGCAAACTTCAAAGGGGCCGGAGGCCGGGATTCCCACGGGACAGTGTATTTTGAAACGCCATAA
- a CDS encoding ligand-binding sensor domain-containing protein — protein MLIKFKHFVGTFVLIFLLLGAWAAGKVVTVQIPEQLPECPVRFIRGTLVAGDGSIWAVGEKESIYRLQIGDRTYEKSWLNMDYYSGFPKGKNFTCIAEDRQGRIWAGTDDSGVAVFNGREWKMYDRSNALNGEHVYALAISPVSGEVAVTTSGGVSIYDPAGDSWKTLDRSTGLVEDQAASAGFDTRGNLWLAYACGGVSCSSRQSKYMQWKNVQAPWYWDNRQFARQPYQPYGDGLPSNICNVLTCTDKGQVLVGTCSGLAYSNGISSWRYMRGRDYAQKNNHLYGSAARKTAVPGESNSRMLSEDFISSIIQQEKEIFIGYRMQGVDVLDAEKMTVNQRIRKGLENVDVPSLLALQDGSVWAATYGRGFVRLKKGTLAYKLDREQMDNEVPFPRPAQMEEPSVVLRRLERLGSDAHAGKNIVFRGEDWTTKGDWCGKYGHTRATLCATNAPMSNSEFKAKPIKFRTLSSVPGHPGYKGALSPYWIQGLMGLNRKKGDALRWWVHSIKENDNRNVLFDPTDSVRTEAEWDDHGEVYPGFVDGPDIWVAVEVPEGVHEIALYFYNPNGYLTNESRRDYVVEARRHPSTAPLVFQFNIEGDLAIGEQNNWGKELAASMEQWYSYPVEARTRVSRFAGSGVYKRFMSRKGGIYLFRICRNGSFNTILNGVFVNEKIPWEIRMPEELPYYVSGALAGIVPTPERVSGATLGQREKAVCKPLYELQYTRKYLTPAACSLQNRYILSLWRQARKSRAEGGCLADCLQWEARVSDDRVRASFDETMKRSWEQSQIYYIGNRSRDFMPNAPGTVPFSLSELRLMAKLRIDWRQYRDDAKTPPEKTVQEMKEFLNKELLKQQQSRK, from the coding sequence ATGTTGATTAAATTCAAACACTTCGTAGGGACATTTGTGTTGATTTTCCTTTTGTTGGGGGCGTGGGCGGCAGGAAAGGTTGTAACCGTCCAGATACCGGAGCAACTTCCGGAATGTCCGGTCCGTTTTATTCGCGGCACGCTGGTAGCTGGCGACGGCTCCATCTGGGCCGTAGGAGAAAAAGAAAGCATTTACCGCCTTCAGATTGGGGACCGGACATATGAAAAATCGTGGCTTAATATGGATTATTATTCCGGTTTCCCCAAAGGAAAGAATTTCACCTGTATCGCGGAGGACAGGCAGGGGCGCATCTGGGCGGGCACGGATGACAGCGGCGTAGCCGTTTTTAACGGAAGGGAATGGAAGATGTATGACCGCAGCAATGCCCTGAATGGAGAGCATGTTTATGCTTTGGCCATTTCTCCCGTTTCCGGGGAGGTGGCCGTCACCACATCCGGAGGCGTATCCATTTACGATCCTGCAGGCGATTCATGGAAGACGCTGGACAGGTCCACCGGCCTGGTGGAAGACCAGGCGGCTTCCGCAGGTTTTGATACCAGGGGGAATTTGTGGCTGGCCTATGCTTGCGGCGGGGTATCCTGCTCTTCGCGCCAGTCAAAGTATATGCAGTGGAAAAATGTTCAGGCTCCCTGGTACTGGGATAACAGGCAATTCGCCCGTCAGCCGTACCAGCCGTATGGTGATGGTTTGCCTTCCAATATCTGCAATGTTTTGACTTGTACGGATAAGGGCCAGGTGTTGGTAGGTACCTGCTCAGGCTTGGCGTACAGTAACGGCATTAGTTCTTGGCGTTATATGAGAGGGCGTGATTATGCCCAGAAAAACAACCATCTGTATGGTTCTGCCGCACGGAAGACTGCGGTGCCGGGGGAGTCGAATTCCAGAATGTTGTCTGAAGATTTTATTTCTTCCATTATCCAGCAGGAAAAGGAAATTTTCATCGGCTACCGGATGCAGGGAGTGGATGTTCTGGATGCTGAAAAAATGACGGTGAATCAGAGAATAAGGAAGGGGCTGGAAAACGTGGATGTTCCTTCCTTGCTGGCGCTTCAGGACGGGAGTGTTTGGGCGGCGACATACGGACGGGGCTTTGTTCGTCTGAAAAAGGGGACTCTGGCTTATAAACTGGACAGGGAACAGATGGACAATGAAGTCCCGTTCCCTCGTCCGGCGCAGATGGAGGAGCCTTCTGTGGTGCTCAGAAGGTTGGAAAGGCTGGGGTCCGATGCGCATGCGGGGAAGAATATTGTGTTCCGGGGGGAGGACTGGACTACAAAAGGGGACTGGTGCGGGAAGTACGGGCACACGCGTGCCACGCTGTGCGCCACGAATGCCCCCATGAGCAATTCCGAATTCAAAGCCAAGCCTATTAAGTTCCGTACTCTTTCTTCCGTTCCCGGACATCCCGGATATAAGGGGGCCTTGTCTCCCTACTGGATTCAGGGGCTGATGGGGCTCAACCGCAAGAAAGGGGACGCTTTGCGCTGGTGGGTGCACAGCATCAAGGAAAATGATAACCGCAACGTTCTTTTCGACCCTACGGATTCCGTGCGGACAGAGGCGGAGTGGGATGACCACGGAGAAGTGTATCCGGGCTTTGTGGACGGACCCGATATATGGGTAGCCGTAGAGGTGCCGGAAGGTGTCCATGAAATAGCCCTGTATTTTTACAATCCCAACGGTTATCTCACCAATGAATCCAGGCGGGATTACGTGGTGGAAGCCAGAAGGCACCCTTCCACCGCTCCCCTTGTGTTCCAGTTCAATATTGAGGGGGATCTTGCGATAGGAGAACAGAATAATTGGGGGAAGGAACTTGCTGCATCCATGGAGCAGTGGTATTCCTACCCGGTGGAGGCGCGCACACGCGTTTCCAGATTTGCGGGGTCCGGGGTTTATAAAAGGTTCATGAGCAGGAAAGGGGGGATTTACCTGTTCCGTATTTGCCGGAACGGTTCCTTTAATACCATTTTAAACGGCGTGTTTGTGAATGAAAAAATACCGTGGGAAATTCGAATGCCTGAGGAACTGCCTTATTACGTATCCGGTGCTCTGGCCGGTATTGTCCCCACTCCGGAAAGGGTGAGTGGAGCTACTCTGGGACAGAGGGAAAAGGCTGTGTGCAAGCCTCTGTATGAGTTGCAGTATACGCGCAAGTACCTTACTCCGGCTGCGTGCAGTCTTCAGAACAGGTATATTCTTTCCCTGTGGCGGCAGGCCCGGAAGAGTCGGGCCGAGGGTGGTTGTCTGGCGGACTGCCTCCAGTGGGAAGCCAGAGTAAGCGACGACCGTGTGAGAGCTTCCTTCGATGAGACCATGAAGCGTTCTTGGGAGCAGAGCCAGATTTATTATATTGGCAACAGGTCCCGGGATTTCATGCCGAATGCCCCGGGTACTGTTCCTTTTTCTCTCAGCGAATTGCGCCTGATGGCCAAGCTGCGCATCGACTGGAGGCAGTATCGGGACGATGCGAAGACCCCTCCTGAAAAAACTGTTCAGGAAATGAAAGAATTCCTCAATAAGGAATTGCTGAAACAACAACAAAGTAGAAAATAA
- a CDS encoding glutamate decarboxylase: MFDPNQKPDTARAENSIFGSPEADNLLPKDEFPDYAMRAEDAFQLVSDELMLDGNARQNLATFCQTWDEKQVRMLMNLSINKNMIDKDEYPQTAAIEMRCAAIIANLWNASQNEKPIGCSTIGSSEACMLGGMAALWRWRARRKAAGKPIDKPNLVCGPVQICWHKFCRYWDIEMREIPMVPGKWKMDVDRMLEQIDENTIVVVPTFGVTYTGAYELPAEIAKALDDYENKTGISVDIHVDGASGGFLAPFCAPDLVFDFRIPRVKSISASGHKYGLAPLGVGWVVWRDISELPEGLIFNVNYLGGEIPNFAINFSRPAGQIICQYYDFIRLGKEGYTNIHTQAYEVAKYISDELSKLGPYEFICTGDPEKGIPAVCFFIKDGARANYTLFDLSDKLRTRGWQVPAFTLPANCQDTVVMRVMVRQGFSKDLADLFLEDYKRMLSFFEKHPVSSPMTAEEGTAFHHS; the protein is encoded by the coding sequence ATGTTTGATCCAAATCAAAAACCCGATACAGCCCGGGCGGAAAATTCCATTTTCGGTTCTCCGGAAGCAGATAACCTTCTCCCCAAGGATGAGTTCCCGGATTATGCAATGCGCGCGGAGGACGCTTTCCAATTGGTGTCCGATGAATTGATGCTGGACGGCAATGCCCGCCAGAATCTTGCAACCTTCTGCCAGACCTGGGATGAAAAGCAGGTCAGGATGCTGATGAATCTCAGCATTAACAAGAACATGATTGACAAGGATGAATATCCCCAGACAGCCGCTATTGAGATGCGTTGCGCTGCCATTATTGCCAATCTTTGGAATGCCAGCCAGAATGAAAAGCCTATTGGTTGTTCCACTATCGGTTCCAGTGAAGCATGCATGCTTGGAGGCATGGCCGCCCTGTGGCGCTGGAGAGCCCGCCGGAAAGCCGCCGGCAAACCCATTGACAAGCCCAACCTGGTATGCGGCCCTGTCCAAATCTGCTGGCACAAGTTCTGCCGCTATTGGGATATTGAAATGCGTGAAATCCCGATGGTGCCCGGAAAATGGAAGATGGATGTTGACCGGATGCTGGAACAGATTGATGAGAACACCATCGTTGTGGTTCCCACGTTCGGAGTGACCTATACGGGTGCTTATGAATTGCCGGCGGAGATTGCCAAGGCCCTGGATGATTATGAAAACAAGACCGGCATCAGCGTTGACATCCATGTAGATGGAGCCAGCGGCGGTTTCCTTGCTCCGTTCTGCGCCCCGGATCTTGTCTTTGACTTCCGCATTCCCCGCGTCAAGTCCATCAGTGCTTCCGGCCATAAATACGGATTGGCTCCGCTCGGAGTGGGCTGGGTCGTTTGGAGAGATATTTCCGAACTGCCTGAAGGGTTGATCTTCAATGTCAACTATCTTGGCGGGGAAATTCCCAATTTTGCCATTAACTTCTCACGACCGGCCGGACAGATTATCTGCCAGTATTATGATTTCATCCGACTGGGCAAGGAAGGCTATACGAACATCCATACACAGGCCTACGAAGTAGCGAAGTACATTTCAGATGAGCTTTCCAAACTGGGGCCGTATGAATTCATTTGTACGGGCGATCCGGAAAAAGGTATTCCCGCCGTCTGCTTCTTCATCAAGGATGGAGCCCGTGCGAACTACACGCTCTTTGACCTTTCGGACAAGCTGAGAACCCGCGGTTGGCAGGTGCCCGCCTTCACGCTCCCTGCCAACTGTCAGGATACGGTGGTGATGCGCGTCATGGTTCGCCAGGGCTTCTCCAAAGATTTGGCAGACCTGTTCCTGGAAGACTACAAGCGCATGCTCTCTTTCTTCGAGAAACACCCGGTCTCTTCTCCGATGACGGCGGAAGAAGGAACGGCTTTCCACCATTCCTGA
- a CDS encoding GNAT family N-acetyltransferase — protein sequence MPGGKLSLPESERLVLREWREKDWPFFAAMNANPQVMRFFPGVMTEKDSLSMWNRIRKELDERGYGLYAVELKHSGSLIGLLGFHWADFEADFTPCVEIGWRLVPEAWGYGYATEGARACLKHGFARFGFDRVYSFTACVNFPSQAVMQRVGMRKIAEFNHPKVAPDSILYPHVLYVKDTFRKIERE from the coding sequence ATGCCGGGAGGAAAACTGTCATTGCCGGAATCTGAACGCCTGGTGTTACGGGAGTGGCGGGAAAAAGACTGGCCTTTTTTTGCGGCTATGAACGCCAATCCCCAGGTGATGCGTTTTTTTCCCGGTGTCATGACGGAAAAGGATTCTCTTTCCATGTGGAACCGTATACGGAAAGAACTGGATGAAAGAGGGTATGGATTGTACGCAGTGGAATTGAAACATTCCGGTTCCTTGATCGGACTTCTCGGCTTTCATTGGGCTGATTTTGAAGCGGACTTTACACCGTGTGTGGAAATAGGCTGGAGGCTTGTGCCGGAAGCCTGGGGGTACGGATACGCTACGGAAGGCGCCCGTGCATGCCTGAAACATGGTTTTGCACGATTCGGCTTTGACAGGGTATATTCTTTTACTGCTTGCGTGAATTTCCCTTCACAAGCTGTGATGCAACGTGTTGGAATGCGAAAAATAGCGGAATTCAATCATCCCAAAGTAGCTCCGGATTCCATTCTTTATCCGCATGTACTTTATGTGAAGGATACCTTCCGGAAAATTGAACGGGAGTAA